TGTCTCCAGAGCCAGCTTGATCCAGGTTGTAGCCTCTGAAATATTTCCCAACTCCTGGTGACACTACAAGCCAATGAACATGgtgatttatttacattaggGCTGCACAATGCAAATGCAGACATTACACACAAAGCCTAAAATTATGGAGTAAGCATtgtttatacaaaataaaaatcatgtaTTCCTGGTTGTAATCATAACATTGagctttcagctatcaggctcctcttcaaTGTAATCAACTCCCAGTATCTGTCCAGGGGACAGATGGCCTATCTACATTGAAGATTAGGCTTAAACCCTTCCTTTTTTATAAATGGTTGGTGCTGGATTAGGTAGCCCTGAACTCCTTGGTTATCCTTTAGTTATGCTGTTCAAGATTTAGACATGGACTGATTGGGAATGCACTGAGCAGTTCCCATCATGCTTTAACACATGCTAACAAAATCAGATATTGGGAGTCTGTGACTTCAATAAGGATATAACTAAGTGTTAAGTATGTGTTTGATCACaatcacaaatttaaaaaatgaaaagcatcagTGACTAGAAGTTCCTTTGTGACACTTCAACAGAAATCACCATCAGTGCTTTAGTTAACTGAAGATAATACTTGACTCCAGTGATTGTAAAATGTTATTAGTGAGTCCTCAGAGGGTCAGTTACACCACTGTATCACGGTTTCCTGTGGAGGGTCTTTGTTAAGCGTTACCTTGGCGATGTACAATCTCAGAGTCTTGGAGAAACCTGGACTGAGTTCCTCTGCCTGCAGGTTCAGacaacacacaatcacagtgAACAATCCATAACACTGAAGCCAAGTTCACCTTTGCACTGTGAGTGACTCTGTGTTTAAACTCAAGTATCACATTACTGCTACTGTGTTACTGTCATAAGATCAACACAGGCAAACACGCCAGAAATACCATACACTCAGCATAAGGCTTTTTTTAGCCCCCCGAATAAAAGGGTTGTGGTACAAGCAGATGGTGTTTACATCTAAATATAACGGTTTGTTTTAAACCAATTGACCATGGAAGTTGACTACAATGGTAGCTACCTCTACAGGGTTGCTACTGCAGATTCTGGAATGTCTAAGATATGTCCCTCACAGCAACAACCATACAAGCCAGATCCTGTACCTTTAGGAAGTTCTCCAAGGCGTCATGCAGTGTGGAGGATGGTGGGCTCTGATAGAGGGCAGCAGCTGCCTTCTTCTCCAACCAGTCCAGAGTAGCTACCTGCAGAGAAtcaggacacacactgacattagATATGGTCACACTTAGTCAAAAGCAAAATACACAGCACAGTCCTACTCACCTCATAACACCATCTGCCAAGCAGGTAGAAACACACAGGGTCATCATCTCTGAGGGCAAGGGCACGGTCCAGATGTTCCtgggagaggaaaaacagaccATAGACTGGAAATTAAGTGGGCAGACTCTGGGTCTCTAATGTGAAGTCAATGCAGAAGAGCCTTTAATTTACATTCTACATCTTGTCCAACTATCAGGTTTGAGATCAACAAGTCTAATTCATTAAATGACTCCCCCTCTGATGAAAGCATATCTTAATattctccctctctttatctctATTTCCGGTAGCGATGTCAGTTTGCCAGAGCTGACAATGACTACTGTAGGTTTAACATTGAGGTCTGTATGTGGGTGTACCTTCAGTAAGTGACTGCTCTTTAGTTTTCCATGCATGTTCTCATGATGGGATGTCAGTCCTGTAAGGACAGCAAACCTGCAGCCACAAACACATAATGACCAAAAGCTTAGTGATGGGAGGGGGAGGCGGGTGCAACAACTCAGGGTCCTAATGTTCTTACCATTTGTGACACTCAGCATTTAGGCTGCTCTTCTTAAGGGCACGCTCTGCCTCCTCAAAACCTGCAACAGCAGCTCACCGTTATTCCCATAAATTTGGATCATGTGATTTGATTGAGGCAATAATGACGTTCCTTCTCCTTCTGAGTGTAGTTTCTTTATTCCGGCATGGCTGGTAATTTGACTTTGTTTAATTTGGACTGAATACTCCAAGTAAGAACTTTATTAATCATTGTGTCAGTGCTTGTGCATATATATTACCTTGCTGTGAATAggtctttttctcttgtttgtcCACAGTGGACTTGTACATGTCCCTGTAGGCCCGGGCCAGCCGCCATAGAAACTCTCTTCTGTCTTGGTACTGCAGGCCCAAAATCAGAAAAGTAATGTCAGTGTTCAAGGGGAATCTGTGACTGATGATTAAGACTGTGACCCATTGTTTCTGAAATAGTGGGGTGCGCGTGACCCTGGGTAACAGGCTTTAGCTATTGTCTTAGCTTATTCATTGCTGCGCTAAAACAAAGCCCAATTGCACATCCGCTACAGTAGGTGGAAGTGGCGCTTTCATGTAGCATGCCATTAAACGATGGGAGATGAAAAAGGCCTCAGGCCTAGGAaccaaacctttttttctgaGGCAGCCATACTACCCAATatactgctgtgctgcccaccaGTGTATGTTGTCTGTCTAAAAATTCTGGCAGTGGACagcatgaagccaaataaatcGACATTACATCCCAATCACGCTGATAAGCCACTTGAATTTTGCCATTATTCCTGTGAAAGACTTCAtttcgatttaaaaaaaaaaatctgcacaatttttttattaattcattttatttttgtaggttaatgtgttttatttgcatccagcataaaaactgcagccaaatcaatcatgcaagtcatgGAGCTGACTTTTTGTGGTGACCCCAAGCAGGGACAAATTCCAaaaggggaaaggaaaaaaaaaattgtgcggTGTGcattaattattattcattaattttatttacatttattttgcaataaAAAATGGTTCAGGCAACAgttgtcagtttgtgttataACTTATTTCCTGGAGATCTAAGCAGCAGTGGCATTCATCTTGTCGATTGAAAAGTATTTAAGGTTTACAAGAATTTAACTTTGTTGAAGTTAATGAAAACTGATGCACTTTTAATATTCTCTGAAAAAGcactcagactgaaaaacaggGTTAATCAATTTAATATTGGATctgtaattatatatatttatattttaataagcatacaatgttatgcagaggtgtacaTGTAAGAATTTTATAGTCAAGCACAATACTATAGTAATACTAGACTACAATATTTATATTGGGGGGGTTTACTGCTTTTGAGGGTGGTCGTAACATACCCCCAATTGAGAACCACTGCTGTGACCcaacagaataaagaaaacaactgTCAGAACGTCACTAATATCTATAGCTGCACAGCTGTCCCAGAAATCTAACCAGTTACTCTGCACTGGGCATAGGGCCATATGAAAATGTCATAAGAGGATTATCTTGTGCCAAAATGTTTGTGCTTcacaaatattttgtgaaaaacaaTCAAACCATTTGAAATTTTGTCTTTACAAAATCATAATGTATCCCTGCATagataaaggaaaataaataaaaacacgaCAGCTTTGTAGTAGAGAGAATAAGATGTGCCAAACCATTGTCCTAGGTTGCACATCTTCAAACCATTCATGTGAGAATATCAATATAACTATCTACTATCAGCTGTCTGAGTGCCTTATCCTGATGTGTGAGGGAATTTTGCATTTTATATCCCTGCTCTACATTGACAGTGTCCAAACAAAGTATCAACTCATTCTTCCATGCATGTTAGACACAGGAATTTTAAAACTACTTTATAAAAGGATTATATAGCAAACACGTCCTCCATGTAGCCACTATTAGTTCCTAATAGCAAATTGTGACAGCAGCATTGTTCTCAGACAAATTAgtttactttgtttattttttttctatgtatCTGCAATATGCCATGATAATCGCCACAAAATTGCCACAATGTAAGATGAATAGAGTTTTCTTTGAACCTTTTAAAAATTGTTTGCTTCAACACCTATGCTCCCTTTACCTAAGGCTGTTAAAGCATCGATGGATCTTTGCTTTACATTCATCAGCCCTGCATTTCATAGCTCTGTCCAGTGCTCTCACTCAGGACTAGAGCCCAGAGCCAACATTGCATTATATCTCTTACCACTTGATTTGTTTATAACAATAATGATCATCAAAATGctcagctctaaccactatgctgctgtgctgccctttttttttgttgttgattttagtGTTTGGTCCCAAGGTTTTCACTTaatttatttccatgttttctgCCATATGAACACTGACCACACAGTGGCATTGTTGTTACTGTTGGTTTGGTTCAtgttcctggggcctttctgtgcagagtctgcatgttctccttgtgcttgtgtgggtttcctcccaccatccacagacatgcatgtttgggttaactgatgactgtaaattgtctgtaggtctgagtgtgactgtttttttgtctatctgtctgtctgtctgtctctgtgtgttggccctgcaattgactggtgacctgtccagggagtaccctgccctcgcccagtgtgagctgggattggctccaacacacCCGCAATTAGGAAACATAAGCAGGGGaagctgaataaatgaatgaataaattattctgACAGGCTGTGTAGAACTAAACAATCTaatttttttatagtttcagaACTAGTTATCATTTAAGTCAGGGGACCAACCTTTGCTCTGTtttccagcagcaggtggaaaCCCTCTGCCTTTAGCCTAGCATCTCCTGTGTGAAGGACATCACTCTGAGCCAGGAGCAAAGCCAGCTCCCCACTTGGAATTTCAGTCACCAGCTGCAGCCCACCCTcatctttatctgcttcctcctcctcctcctcttccagctccctgtcttcctccccctcttcctcctcctcctgagagTCTTCCTGACGAAGGGTGAGCACTGTGGCACAGCTcctgtcttcttcctcctcagactccTGTTGCcgctccccctcctctctgtctgtgtcatgGTCTGTGTAGTCGGACTCAGCATAGGCTGTGGAGTACCTGGGTGAGATTTAGAATCACTATCAATTTACCAACTAACTTAATTTTTTGCTTGCCTATCCAGCTGTTGAAACAGTTATCTTAATACAAGGGAAAACCAACATTAATATGTATTTCAGTGAGAGTCATGGGAGGATGGCATTTGAGCTTGTCTGCTGAAAAATTTTAACCTGGATCAGTTTAACTGCAACACACTCCAGCATAATCCATCAAGGTGCAGTGATAgccaataaaatacaaaagctACATTCCTGGCAGATCAGGTTGACTGTGAACAAtatatttctgctgtttataattgtcaaaaaaaaaaagatcaaatggCAATGTCACTGTGAACTGTCTTCAGACAGTTTTTTTATTGCTCACTCTAGCTTCTGTGGCATCTTTTATCAGCACCTCTACCAAAGAGGCCCTTGGCTTGTTTTCACCACAGTACAATTTCTATTCCATGTTGTCAGTAGGAATGAACATTAGTCAGTCAGTTACTTACTTACAAACATAGTAACATTGAACAGTCTTTAATCGTCTCTGAAGAATTTACTGATTGAGCTTAAAAAGCCTATCAACTACAGCCACAAACTGGATCACAGCCTGACCTGGTCTTAAGCAGAGCTCAACTGGACTCGTACCATCTCTCTAGATATCTTTTCAGGTATCAAGGAATTCTAAGTTTTCCCTCCTAATCTGAGCCAAAGGTAGTAAAAAGGTTAACATTTCAAAATTCCTCTGGAGCTCTGGAGTACTCTCAACACTTGCCAAAACTAAAGAATCTTTGAAAACAATACTTGATATCATATGAgatcacaacagaaaaaaaaagaatggacCAAAACTAAAACCAATTAATAAATTGTTTTTTGACACCAACGTTACAGCACATACCCCCCCTCACTGGTCTCTTCATATGTGCTGGCAATGCCCTGACTGGCTGTGAAGTAGATTGAGCTAGAGCTGGTGGAGTCGGTGCGATCTCTTTGGAAGCCATGACGGCGCCGACGCAATCGCTGACTGTCCTCCACCCCCTTTCtgaaagtgaaggaggaggaaaacatacacatgcattaGTTTAACAATCTCAACAActcccaaacacacaaccactgtAGCACCCCCTGACTATAACCTCCTGCTAGCATTCACATTTTAAGGCTGTGCCATTGATCTGTAGAGATATGAAAACATTAGGGAAACTGCACCATGACTTGATAATGAGTAGAAGTATTGTGCGATGCTGTTTAAAATCTACGACAGAAACTGTTTTTCTTATCTCTAATTATGAACAAGTATGATGAATATGTTTCTACTAAAGTGTTGTTCTGACAATTAGTTATTGAAAACTGAGATCATTCCAGATGGTGTATTTATTTAGTAAGAGAGATGTGTAACAAGAAGCTATTCCCTACTGAATAATATAACAGTCCAGTATTCCCCTCACAGCTCTGTTTCCACAGTTGATCTAATAGCAATGCATCTCTATGTTAACTTCTCCAGTATTTTTTATCTTAAGTGTTGATAGTACTTATTACTTTATTCTATACTGTATTCAGTACAGCTGTGCACTAGCACTCACTTCACATCCTGGATGATTTGAAGGGTGATGTCTTTCAGGCCCCCCCTCAACTCAGCCACCTCTGAGCGCAGTGAGGCCACACAGCTCAGCACCTGGTCTAGCTGATACCTGAGCTCTAGCTGCTGCTCCGGGGACAGGCCCTGCACCACTGCCTCCACTGCTGCCAGGGCCTGCTGCTGGGCATCTGCCTCTGCAGGAGACAGTGATGATCATACTGTTTTGGACTTGCTGGAAGCGTAGTCAAGACATTCTTCCCATCCTCCTAACATGAACATCCATTGTACAGGGATGAAAGCTCCTGGTATGTTGAACTAAAGCAAACTTTTTCCAGTCAAGGAGTCAAATTAATCCATGACATGGTCAGATTAAAGATGTTAAGACTGGTGCCCATGATTGATCAGTTTAATTGCCTCCATGGTCATGAGAGCCATCTTCGTTGGTCAACAACTTACTACTACTGTATAGCTAGgtgtaaaattgtgttttattttagaagCATTCAAAAGTAGGGGCAACAAAACTCATCTCAGATTCCATGCCCCTTATATTTCAAAGGCTAAAAAAATAACTATACCTACAGAAAGGTGGTTAAATTTCAAATGTTAGTACCGTCATGTGGAGAACCAGTAAATCTTGTTTACACAAATGCCAACATATGTCCTTTTACAACAACAATACGTAGATATTTATGTAGTTAGTGCCCTAACCCATCCAGCCCTCCTCTCCCCCACATACATTGTCACACCTATTCAGACAACCTTGTGTCAGCGCCAGGCAGAGTCGTCCAACCCACCCTGAGCATTCTTCAGCTCCGACAGCGGCAATGCTCCCTTCGTCTCTTCAAATAGCCGAACAGGCGGACGACCCTCCACTACCAATCTCCGGGACCTTCTCTTCCATATTTCTCTGTAGATTATGAAGCCAATCAAGCTCAGTCCAGCCGTAGCTCCGACCGCGAGCGCGATTAACCCGTTCCTGCCGAGCGGCGCATTCATGTCTCCTCGGTCCTCAAGGCGTTCAACCCACCGTTAACGTCGGATACTTacagattttctgtgtgttccACCACGGCTCAGGTCAACActctcagtctgtcagtcacatggcTGCACCCTTTCGATTCACGCTTACCGTTAGCATGATATTGGCCTTTCGTTGTTATCGCATTCACCACCTAAATGCTCAGAGGCAATTTTAATAAGCTTAATGCCAATGTTTCCCTGGAGCACGTCACACGTTTAGTTCGACGACACGTTTTGAAGCTCAACATATTCGTTCATTTTACGTTCACACGCGTGTAAATGACGGGTTTCCAGCAGCGTTGATGCAGTTAATCGTGTAACGCAACTGCTTCACATCAACTAGGTCTGTTACATAGCCAATCCGTGGAAAAGCTATTTCCGGtcttaattttcaaaataaaagaaagctgCAAGCGTGCTGTAATAAATCTCTTAAAACTGGTTACCCTCCCTCTGCACCGAGACTCAAAAAAACTCCCGCACCTGTTACCGGAAAAAGAACTTCAATACCGTCAGGAGGTGTTCACTGAAACTCGAAAACCCTCAGTATTaccaaacacaccaaaaacatcAGAGTTCACCTCCAACTGAATAGCACTTGGAAAACACCGGCGCTCAATGTCGCCATGAACAATCCGTTCCaatgcattttgtttgtatAGCGCTTTCCCTGGTACTCAAAGACGCTTTACAATGAGAGTTAAAAAGCTTGTCATCCACTAGGTCCCTAGATATTTGTAAGTGTGTACCACTTCAGTGTCCACTCCACAGATTTTCTCCGTCTCCATAAGGGACTTAGACCTGTGGACCTGTTATTAGATCCCTGTATTCCGATTCCTGTCCATTCCTGATACACGCCAATACACCCTAAAATAaggtcaaatgaatcagaatggATTCAGTTGATTTGGGTGGTGACAGCTTGTTCAAGTATTTTTGACAGAAAGGGGAGGTTGAAGATGTGAAGGAAGGTACCGGAAGTGGACTGCAGGTGGTGCTGTTTTCCAGGAGTGGGGGTGATTTGGACGAGGGTTCCGGAGGGGGGCAGTGGAGGGCACTATTTCCAGGTGGCTTTGTAGTAGGCGAGGAAGAGGTCACTTGGTAAGTCCACCATCTGTTGTTCCTCTGTCAGTGCGCGCACCCTCCTGCACCGTATACACTGCATGATATGTTGGGCTCCAGCTTTACTTTCACCAACTATCCAGCAACCATTGGCTCTTAGTCCATTGAGTGTTTGTCCTCTGCTTTGGTGTTGTATTTTGTCATGATGAGGTTTGTGACAGTGCCATCTTTAAGAAGGATTACTGGGTGTCTCAACTTAAGAGGCACAGATGCCTTTCTCAGCATCACAGATGCCACCAAGAGACCGTCATGCAACCTCCACAGTCCTGTCTCACTCATGGTAGTGCCTCTTTGTCTCCAGAGGTTCTGCTCACTCTGATCTGCTTCTTTTTGCATCAAAATAATGTCCTCTGGCGTAGCCATTGGTTTAAGTGACACCAGTGGTGTCATGACTGCTGCTTGACACCTGGATGCCAGTTTGGCTGCCTCATCTGCAACATTGTTTCCTCTTATGACATACTCATTGCCTTTCCTGTGAGCTTGACGTTTTATGATTGCTAGTCTCGTTGGCAGCAACATTGCTGAAAATAGTTCTTGCACCATGTTGCACCGGGGTCCCATCAGCTCTCTTGTAGCCCCTTTGTTTCCAAAGtgctccaaacaaaaaacaaataccatGAGCATAAGCAGAGTCTGAGTAGATATTCGCTCCTAACTTGCATGCCTCAGTTAACGCTTTTAACTCTGCTGGATGAGCCAAACACAGCTGCTCgtatttttccactttttctgTCACCCATTCATCCTTCTGTTGCCTCACTACTGCATAGCCAGCATGATTTCCCACGTAATCATGTTAGCATGAACCATCTACAAAGTAGGCAACATCTGCGTTTCGAATCGGGGATGACTCTAGATCAGGCCTGAGCTTTGTGTATCTCATCGTTCTACTACACATTTGAGAGGTTCACCTTCAAACTCAAATGGAATGGTCATTGCTGGGTTTAGAGCTGAACACTGTTTGATGGTCATATCTGGATACGTTAGGAGTGGAGCGTACTGCAGATTGCACTCTGCATTTCAGTGGGGTTGTCATTGCGGCATTATCAGCCTGTTTGATAAGATCTCTGAGAGGAGTGTGACATGTTTTAAAACCAATATACTAGGTTTGTAATATGTTTAATACCAATATACTATGTTTGTGATATGTTTAATACTAGTACACTATAATTGTGATATGCTTAATATCAATACACTATGACCCTGCAACGATTACTGTTACAAGTTTAGACTGTGTGAACCATAGAGGAGTAAACTGTTCATCTCAAGGCTACattcacacagaggaggagatgagtcAGCATAACAAGAGAAGGGAGACCACTTTGAATGGAAACATCTGCGCAGGTGCAGAGTTGGAGAAAAAGTATCAAACTCACTCTAATGGCCAGTTACTGATAAAAGCGTATGCAATGGCTATGTCCTTGAGAATAGAAGCACTGAGATGAGACATACGCATAACCTGCCTGGGACTGAAAAAAGATTATAAAGCTGTGTTTGAGATGGTTGGATCAGATCTCACTTGTGTTGATGCAGAATTGACTCTGTATTGTGGGATCTCCAAAGATatttgcttttaaataaatctagATAACAGTACTTCAACGGCTCCGACTGATTTTCTCACATCAACCAACcaagtttcagtttgttttttcatcaacATCTGATAGTCCAGGCTGTTTTTGTCAACATAAACTCCCAAGGGAGAGC
This genomic interval from Echeneis naucrates chromosome 24, fEcheNa1.1, whole genome shotgun sequence contains the following:
- the rmdn3 gene encoding regulator of microtubule dynamics protein 3 isoform X2, with protein sequence MNAPLGRNGLIALAVGATAGLSLIGFIIYREIWKRRSRRLVVEGRPPVRLFEETKGALPLSELKNAQEADAQQQALAAVEAVVQGLSPEQQLELRYQLDQVLSCVASLRSEVAELRGGLKDITLQIIQDVKKGVEDSQRLRRRRHGFQRDRTDSTSSSSIYFTASQGIASTYEETSEGGYSTAYAESDYTDHDTDREEGERQQESEEEEDRSCATVLTLRQEDSQEEEEEGEEDRELEEEEEEEADKDEGGLQLVTEIPSGELALLLAQSDVLHTGDARLKAEGFHLLLENRAKYQDRREFLWRLARAYRDMYKSTVDKQEKKTYSQQGFEEAERALKKSSLNAECHKWFAVLTGLTSHHENMHGKLKSSHLLKEHLDRALALRDDDPVCFYLLGRWCYEVATLDWLEKKAAAALYQSPPSSTLHDALENFLKAEELSPGFSKTLRLYIAKCHQELGNISEATTWIKLALETSTNCDYQPYTAAKDFIALAPNMN
- the rmdn3 gene encoding regulator of microtubule dynamics protein 3 isoform X1; translation: MNAPLGRNGLIALAVGATAGLSLIGFIIYREIWKRRSRRLVVEGRPPVRLFEETKGALPLSELKNAQEADAQQQALAAVEAVVQGLSPEQQLELRYQLDQVLSCVASLRSEVAELRGGLKDITLQIIQDVKKGVEDSQRLRRRRHGFQRDRTDSTSSSSIYFTASQGIASTYEETSEGGYSTAYAESDYTDHDTDREEGERQQESEEEEDRSCATVLTLRQEDSQEEEEEGEEDRELEEEEEEEADKDEGGLQLVTEIPSGELALLLAQSDVLHTGDARLKAEGFHLLLENRAKYQDRREFLWRLARAYRDMYKSTVDKQEKKTYSQQGFEEAERALKKSSLNAECHKWFAVLTGLTSHHENMHGKLKSSHLLKEHLDRALALRDDDPVCFYLLGRWCYEVATLDWLEKKAAAALYQSPPSSTLHDALENFLKAEELSPGFSKTLRLYIAKCHQELGNISEATTWIKLALETSTNCDYDEELSELEAQLHVLTCHDRKC